AAGGAAAATATCCCCTGAACTCCGCCTGTTATAAGTCCTTGGAAGTTCTTTATaatcacgaactaagatatacgGGTCTGGAAACGTGTGCGGGGGACGAGGGTACTGCTCCAACACGAATATGCTCCGAGATATATCACATGGATTGAAATGTAACTCGCACACTCGTGATGTACTGATGTTGATAATTTATCTTTACCATTAACTTCAGGTAGAATGTTGATCCATTCTTTGCGaatatttggattttttggtaaagtaaataatgaaatttttttatttttttcattatgtgaaacacaatttattacacAACACCTCACCATAATTGTGTGTATTTtaagataaacaaattaaattaaaattataaaactattcagTATGAATCTTTCTTAAAAAAGTCAGGTCACCAAAGTCAAGAATCAAGATCAAAcagacacaattattataaattataattattatactatgttaggtaggtataaatgtataataatatattttacgaatcATGAAAAAGGCGGGAAAGTAAGCTCCTGTTAATGTTGATTAGCATAccgatttattaatttcttgttTTGAATACCTAGATAGCGCAAGTGTTGACAAAAACTCGAAGCCCCCCCTTACTCCGCTTATTGAATTCAATAAGGAGGATTTACCTCTCAAACCCTCTAACCAtatcgtttccagtcctgtatatccatagaacaatatataatatataaatataatattataatatataatggtatatcttagttcgtaATTTCGTATTTATAATCGTGATAAtcacatagataatattatctatggataatcattattgttatcaatataacATGATAgttcttatcatttttatttgagaaatcaaaaatttaaaatttagaaatttaaaatctgtGTATTTACCATAGTATCATATTATGGATTTATTTCTAATGATTTGCAAAATATAGAGGTATTAGTAATGTgcgatattatagaaaaatattcaattttcaaactataGAAACTATCTAGGAATTATACATTTGTCATGGACGAAGAACTTACTAGTGAATTTAGTACCTCCAGAGTTGTTActgaaaacaaagaaaaaagtatacaatatcaagtcataccatattttaatttcttatttagaatatatatcatatttcgtggtttttttttatagttgaaatACTATTGAAAGCAACTGGTAATGCACCAATTCTCAAGACGAAAAAATGGATGGTTGAAAAAGAGAAGACAGTGGCTTCTATCCATGAATTCTTACGGAAACTATTAAAACTAGATCCATCAGATAGTTtggtaaatatatgaaatatataatatacattagtgAAACTGTCTTTTGTTAAAAGTATatcacttaaaaatgtattgtctttATATCTCTTTCGCATGTTTTTTAACTAAGATTTACACAAATTGACTGTAGTTCTGTACTTTTGTGGTAGAATGACAGAAATTTATATGACACTTTTCATCCTGATATGTTATGGTATTTAATGAAGTGgccacataatatagtatttcgtTCTTCATAGATGTCTATTATTTgtgaaataaatcattatttttgtaattttagtatcaAAATTTAACTTTGAAATAATTCTACGTAGGTTGCAAAAAACAAAAGATTTTAACTTATGCAATACTACTACATAGTTATATGATGTGCTTAATTTTTAAACCTATTATGCATTTACatgattttactttattttaattctatggataaacttttttttattttttaaaaattgaaatggaacaaaataacaaatacatattaaatattcttatatggatgatatatattatatgtctttagaaaaaataaaacataaaatgagAAAAGATAATGATCATCGATATTAAGGATCTTTAAAATCtttgataatgataatacattttagagtTTGATCTTTGATAACCtatgttttatgaaatattttaatttagtacttatatatttatctgtTTATAGTTCTTATATGTGAATCAAGCATTTGCTCCACCACCTGATCAGACAATGAAAAATTTATATGATTGTTACAACACAGATGGTCGtctcatattacattat
This portion of the Acyrthosiphon pisum isolate AL4f chromosome A1, pea_aphid_22Mar2018_4r6ur, whole genome shotgun sequence genome encodes:
- the LOC100159402 gene encoding ubiquitin-like protein ATG12 → MDEELTSEFSTSRVVTENKEKIEILLKATGNAPILKTKKWMVEKEKTVASIHEFLRKLLKLDPSDSLFLYVNQAFAPPPDQTMKNLYDCYNTDGRLILHYCKTQAWG